A single window of Archangium gephyra DNA harbors:
- a CDS encoding TetR/AcrR family transcriptional regulator, producing MKTRGPRAARKTPSAEPRERILQEATRLIAERGFGAISVNDVAQAVGLSKQALLYHYPSREALHEAVVASLIEHSNRHLLLLLGAFSGRGEERLERAMGQIREFFDTDPHAARVILRELLDGDRTQVSRLSQGVEPWLRLMADTLRQGQLEGHIRQELDAEAAVAHVGTLLLTTFALLPLEGWPGVNDAEWRERRLGEVVRIIERYLFTHASAEPGDPPRPAASRRQTK from the coding sequence GTGAAGACGCGCGGACCTCGCGCGGCCAGGAAGACGCCCTCGGCCGAGCCGCGTGAGCGCATCCTCCAGGAGGCCACCCGCCTCATCGCCGAGCGCGGCTTCGGCGCCATCTCCGTCAACGACGTGGCCCAGGCCGTGGGCCTCAGCAAGCAGGCCCTGCTCTACCACTACCCCTCGCGCGAGGCCCTCCACGAGGCCGTCGTCGCCTCGCTCATCGAGCACTCCAACCGCCACCTGCTGCTGCTGCTCGGCGCCTTCTCCGGCAGGGGCGAGGAGCGGCTGGAGCGGGCCATGGGGCAGATCCGCGAGTTCTTCGACACGGACCCTCACGCCGCGCGCGTCATCCTGCGCGAGCTGCTGGATGGGGACCGCACGCAGGTGTCCCGGCTGAGCCAGGGCGTGGAGCCGTGGCTGCGCCTCATGGCGGACACGCTGCGCCAGGGACAGCTCGAGGGCCACATCCGCCAGGAGCTGGATGCCGAGGCCGCGGTGGCGCACGTCGGCACGCTGCTGCTCACCACCTTCGCCCTGCTGCCGCTGGAGGGCTGGCCGGGGGTGAACGACGCGGAGTGGCGCGAGCGCCGGCTGGGGGAGGTGGTGCGCATCATCGAGCGCTACCTCTTCACCCACGCCAGCGCCGAGCCCGGAGACCCTCCGCGTCCGGCCGCCTCCCGCCGTCAGACGAAGTAG
- a CDS encoding cysteine synthase A produces MHFHQDVISAIGNTPLIKLRRASELTGCTILGKAEFLNPGQSVKDRAALFIIRDALSRGRLRPGGVIVEGTAGNTGIGLALVGNALGYRTVIVIPDTQSQEKKDMLRLVGAELLEVPAVPYKDPNNYVKVSGRLAEALNAREPHGAIWANQFDNIANRQAHLDTTGPEIWRQTGGRIDGFICAVGSGGTLAGVGMALKERNPNVVIGLADPMGAALYHWYAHGELKSEGSSISEGIGQGRITANLEGAPVDEPFQIPDSEALPVLFDLLEHEGLCLGASSAVNVAGAIRLARKLGPGHTLVTILCDSGNRYASKLFNPDFLRSKGLPVPPWLDRGPNAPSARSLLPGVLLAKAS; encoded by the coding sequence ATGCACTTCCATCAAGACGTCATCTCGGCCATCGGCAACACGCCCCTCATCAAGCTCCGGCGCGCCTCCGAGCTCACGGGCTGCACCATCCTCGGCAAGGCCGAGTTCCTCAACCCCGGCCAGTCCGTCAAGGACCGCGCCGCCCTCTTCATCATCCGTGACGCCCTCTCCCGCGGCCGCCTGCGCCCCGGCGGCGTCATCGTCGAGGGCACCGCCGGCAACACCGGCATCGGCCTCGCCCTCGTCGGCAATGCGCTCGGCTACCGCACCGTCATCGTCATCCCCGACACCCAGAGCCAGGAGAAGAAGGACATGCTCCGCCTCGTCGGGGCCGAGCTCCTCGAGGTCCCCGCCGTCCCCTACAAGGACCCCAACAACTACGTGAAGGTCTCCGGCCGCCTCGCCGAGGCCCTCAACGCCCGCGAGCCCCACGGCGCCATCTGGGCCAACCAGTTCGACAACATCGCCAACCGCCAGGCCCACCTCGACACCACCGGCCCCGAAATCTGGCGCCAGACCGGCGGCCGCATCGACGGCTTCATCTGCGCCGTCGGCTCCGGCGGCACCCTCGCCGGCGTCGGCATGGCCCTCAAGGAGCGCAACCCCAACGTCGTCATCGGCCTCGCCGACCCCATGGGCGCCGCCCTCTACCACTGGTACGCCCACGGCGAGCTCAAGTCCGAGGGCTCCTCCATCTCCGAGGGCATCGGCCAGGGCCGCATCACCGCCAACCTCGAGGGCGCTCCCGTCGACGAGCCCTTCCAGATTCCCGACTCCGAGGCCCTCCCCGTCCTCTTCGATCTGCTCGAGCACGAGGGCCTCTGTCTCGGCGCCTCCAGTGCCGTCAACGTCGCCGGTGCCATCCGCCTCGCGCGCAAGCTCGGGCCCGGGCACACCCTCGTCACCATTCTCTGCGACTCCGGCAACCGCTACGCCAGCAAGCTCTTCAACCCCGACTTCCTCCGCTCCAAGGGCCTCCCCGTTCCCCCCTGGCTGGACCGCGGCCCCAACGCCCCCTCGGCCCGCTCGCTCCTGCCCGGCGTGCTCCTCGCCAAGGCCTCCTGA
- the yjjJ gene encoding type II toxin-antitoxin system HipA family toxin YjjJ, giving the protein MLGMLARLGEAQAKDLAQELGVSQPTVSRLIGAAGDRVCRMGQTRATRYARTRALPGIGTRLPIYRVHETGKVEPFEALHLLDGGRHWLSATDGRGTLFEGLPPFASDMSPQGYIGRTFSARNPELELPSRLGDWSDDDRLIALARRGEDCVGHLILGEESLNRWLASTSEPTDRTAWPDLARRSAREQMGSSAGGEHPKFLTYSGGRHVLVKFVSDDEGAVARRWRELLVCESLALEVVHVAGLDAARARWFDERGFRFLEVERFDRVGARGRRGVVSLEALDHEYLGDSGRGASWTRVTPKLLEKKLIGPEDARRLRWLDVFGQLIGNTDRHFGNVSFLEQGAGTLRLAPAYDMLPMLFAPSGTTVVDRPFEPAPPSADTLDVWADAARHAHVFWTRVIECAALGEELRALAQQCRTALEALRERVPL; this is encoded by the coding sequence ATGCTCGGGATGCTCGCTCGGCTGGGCGAGGCGCAAGCGAAGGACCTGGCCCAGGAACTGGGCGTGTCCCAGCCGACCGTGTCCCGGCTGATCGGAGCCGCAGGAGACCGCGTGTGCCGGATGGGACAGACGCGCGCCACCCGCTATGCGAGGACACGCGCGCTTCCCGGGATTGGAACACGCCTCCCCATCTACCGGGTCCATGAGACAGGGAAGGTCGAGCCATTCGAAGCCCTGCACCTGCTGGATGGGGGACGACACTGGCTTAGCGCCACCGATGGTAGGGGGACGCTGTTCGAGGGACTACCGCCCTTCGCCTCCGACATGAGCCCTCAGGGGTACATCGGACGGACGTTCAGCGCGCGCAACCCCGAGTTGGAGCTGCCCTCCCGGTTGGGAGATTGGAGCGATGACGACCGGCTCATCGCGCTGGCACGCCGCGGCGAGGATTGCGTCGGCCATCTCATCCTCGGTGAAGAGTCCCTGAACCGATGGCTCGCGAGCACCTCCGAACCCACCGACCGCACCGCATGGCCGGACCTCGCCCGCCGCTCAGCCCGGGAACAGATGGGCTCCTCCGCCGGAGGGGAACACCCCAAGTTCCTGACGTACTCGGGAGGCCGGCACGTCCTGGTCAAATTCGTGAGCGATGACGAGGGCGCCGTCGCTCGCAGGTGGAGGGAGCTGCTCGTCTGCGAGAGCCTCGCGCTCGAGGTGGTCCACGTCGCGGGCCTTGATGCGGCCCGGGCCCGGTGGTTCGACGAACGCGGCTTCCGGTTCCTGGAGGTCGAGCGCTTCGACCGGGTTGGAGCGAGAGGAAGACGCGGAGTGGTCTCGCTCGAGGCCTTGGACCACGAGTACCTCGGCGACTCCGGCCGTGGAGCCTCCTGGACACGTGTCACGCCGAAGCTGCTGGAGAAGAAGCTCATCGGCCCCGAGGACGCGCGGCGCCTCCGCTGGCTCGATGTCTTCGGACAGCTCATCGGCAACACGGACCGTCACTTTGGCAATGTGAGCTTCCTGGAGCAGGGCGCCGGCACGCTGCGCCTCGCACCCGCGTACGACATGTTACCGATGTTGTTCGCGCCCTCGGGCACGACGGTCGTCGACCGGCCCTTCGAACCCGCGCCGCCGAGCGCGGACACCCTCGATGTCTGGGCGGATGCGGCCCGTCACGCGCATGTCTTCTGGACCCGTGTCATCGAATGCGCGGCGCTCGGCGAGGAGTTGCGAGCCCTGGCGCAACAGTGCCGGACCGCGCTGGAGGCGCTCCGGGAGCGGGTGCCGCTCTGA
- a CDS encoding AIPR family protein produces MNKQKYTFACEKVCRSHRAEGREIWTLTVRAKNLPRGFKFGPNARYATLDKKPAKEMLETLESDPGSFIFKNNGIMVVAESIKASGDTVELVCHEAETEDEMPGHGVLNGGHTYKSLLYAMEHEEKFQDVGDSAYVALTVGIGIPDEEIWKISRARNTSEKVPLHALRELAGDWQILKKYLPEQTRVRVAFKPNEPGAEDADYDATDLVRRLALINNKMFPAEAGSHPVAAYTSIGSLVKKYSQQQFIEVAPLLPDVLRLEELVVQQWEIFNGQKRGGSEKLGVISKASGCSNEKSTLLSGYTASLTLADPFILPVIAAFRVFIKNGKWATPMEEVWEKYGPKTVSALWDAYKEGGRSSAAYFGRSKASWAATCDLTKSVAIQMGLIHVG; encoded by the coding sequence GTGAATAAGCAGAAGTACACCTTCGCGTGCGAGAAGGTCTGCCGTTCGCACCGTGCGGAGGGTCGTGAGATCTGGACCCTGACTGTTCGTGCGAAGAACCTGCCGCGCGGCTTCAAGTTCGGACCCAACGCCCGGTACGCTACCCTCGACAAGAAGCCGGCAAAGGAGATGCTGGAGACGCTGGAAAGCGATCCGGGGTCGTTCATCTTCAAGAACAACGGGATCATGGTCGTCGCAGAGTCCATCAAGGCCAGCGGCGATACAGTTGAGCTCGTCTGCCACGAGGCGGAAACAGAGGATGAGATGCCGGGACACGGCGTCTTGAACGGGGGACACACCTACAAGAGCTTGCTCTACGCCATGGAGCACGAGGAGAAGTTCCAGGATGTTGGTGATAGCGCCTACGTGGCGCTCACCGTTGGCATCGGCATACCCGACGAGGAGATCTGGAAGATCTCCAGAGCACGCAATACATCGGAGAAGGTTCCGCTGCATGCGCTGCGAGAACTCGCTGGCGACTGGCAGATTCTGAAGAAGTACCTGCCCGAGCAAACCCGTGTGCGGGTCGCCTTCAAGCCGAATGAGCCGGGCGCCGAGGACGCCGACTACGATGCCACCGATCTGGTGCGTCGCCTTGCGCTGATCAACAACAAGATGTTCCCTGCCGAGGCCGGCAGTCATCCCGTCGCGGCGTATACGTCGATCGGCAGCCTCGTGAAGAAGTACAGTCAGCAGCAGTTCATTGAGGTAGCCCCTTTGCTGCCAGACGTGCTCCGATTGGAGGAGTTGGTCGTGCAGCAGTGGGAGATCTTCAACGGCCAGAAGCGGGGTGGCTCGGAGAAGCTAGGGGTCATCTCGAAGGCGTCTGGCTGCAGCAACGAGAAGAGCACACTCCTTAGCGGCTACACCGCGTCTCTCACTCTGGCTGACCCCTTCATTTTGCCGGTAATCGCTGCGTTCCGCGTCTTCATCAAGAACGGGAAGTGGGCAACACCGATGGAAGAGGTGTGGGAGAAGTACGGCCCGAAGACCGTTAGTGCACTCTGGGATGCCTACAAGGAGGGGGGCAGATCGAGTGCAGCCTATTTTGGAAGGTCGAAGGCTTCGTGGGCTGCCACGTGTGACCTCACGAAGAGTGTGGCCATTCAGATGGGGCTGATCCACGTCGGTTAG
- a CDS encoding aromatic amino acid hydroxylase: MTPTERTIARLPAHLRRYVVSQDYDAYTPRDQAVWRHILGKLRSHLSDKAHSVYLEGLEATGIGLERIPSLDEMNEKLSRLGWAAVGVRGFIPPAVFTELQALGVLAIAADIRTHEHIEYTPAPDIVHESAGHAPIIANRRYAEYLKRCGLVGFKAIATVEDEAVFQAIRNLSVVKEDPTATQEEIEHAQARLEAANQSRRYVSESTRASRLYWWTAEYGMIGGVEQPRIYGAGLLSSIGEAKHCLTDAVKKVPLSVACADTEYDITRMQPQLFVARDFEHLFEVLNEFEATLAWKRGGDYGLNEAIQARTVNHLVLADGRELTARVVEALPGARPVAEGLNTALVRLEGPVMVSREGKNGGKPWPGLALVAFGEGELPDKGDFKLELASGLKLRGFAVGGGEVLNLRGELDGRPVELPNVAQLFLSTGLPSVAGGPADPGAWDRWFGELNAFAEGEGEAKAREKKTTALHPSLAALYREVRTMRESKSIHLARLEQISNAATDFRDDWLLKVEVEELKQSARA; encoded by the coding sequence ATGACGCCCACCGAACGGACCATTGCTCGACTGCCCGCGCATCTGCGGCGCTATGTGGTGAGTCAGGACTACGACGCCTATACGCCGAGGGACCAGGCGGTGTGGCGCCACATCCTCGGCAAGCTGCGCAGCCACCTGTCGGACAAGGCCCACTCCGTCTACCTGGAGGGCCTGGAGGCGACCGGCATCGGTCTGGAGCGCATCCCCAGCCTGGATGAGATGAACGAGAAGCTGTCCAGGCTGGGCTGGGCGGCGGTGGGCGTGCGCGGCTTCATCCCGCCCGCGGTGTTCACCGAGCTGCAGGCCCTGGGGGTGCTGGCGATCGCCGCGGACATCCGGACCCACGAGCACATCGAGTACACGCCGGCCCCGGACATCGTCCACGAGAGCGCGGGCCACGCGCCCATCATCGCCAACCGGCGCTATGCCGAGTACCTCAAGCGCTGCGGGCTGGTGGGCTTCAAGGCCATCGCCACGGTGGAGGACGAGGCCGTCTTCCAGGCCATCCGCAACCTGAGCGTGGTGAAGGAGGACCCCACCGCGACGCAGGAGGAGATTGAGCACGCCCAGGCCCGCCTGGAGGCGGCCAACCAGAGCCGCCGCTACGTCAGCGAGAGCACCCGCGCCTCGCGGCTCTACTGGTGGACGGCCGAGTACGGGATGATCGGCGGCGTGGAGCAGCCGCGCATCTACGGCGCCGGCCTGCTGTCGAGCATCGGCGAGGCGAAGCACTGCCTCACGGACGCGGTGAAGAAGGTGCCGCTGAGCGTGGCGTGCGCGGACACCGAGTACGACATCACCCGCATGCAGCCGCAGCTCTTCGTGGCGCGGGACTTCGAGCACCTGTTCGAGGTGCTGAACGAGTTCGAGGCGACGCTCGCGTGGAAGCGCGGCGGGGACTACGGGCTGAACGAGGCCATCCAGGCGCGCACGGTGAACCACCTGGTGCTGGCGGATGGCCGGGAGCTCACCGCGCGCGTGGTGGAGGCACTGCCCGGGGCGCGTCCGGTGGCCGAGGGTCTGAACACCGCGCTGGTGCGGCTGGAGGGCCCGGTGATGGTGTCGCGCGAGGGGAAGAACGGGGGCAAGCCGTGGCCGGGCCTGGCGCTGGTGGCGTTCGGCGAGGGCGAGCTGCCGGACAAGGGAGACTTCAAGCTGGAGCTGGCCAGCGGCCTGAAGCTGCGGGGCTTCGCGGTGGGCGGGGGCGAGGTGCTCAACCTGCGCGGCGAGCTGGATGGCCGCCCGGTGGAGTTGCCCAACGTGGCGCAGCTGTTCCTGAGCACGGGGCTGCCCTCGGTGGCGGGCGGGCCCGCGGATCCGGGCGCGTGGGACCGCTGGTTCGGCGAGCTCAACGCCTTCGCCGAGGGCGAGGGCGAGGCCAAGGCCCGCGAGAAGAAGACCACGGCGCTGCACCCGTCGCTCGCGGCGCTCTACCGCGAGGTGCGCACCATGCGCGAGTCGAAGAGCATCCACCTCGCGCGCCTGGAGCAGATCTCCAACGCCGCCACCGACTTCCGGGATGACTGGCTGCTCAAGGTCGAGGTCGAGGAGCTGAAGCAGTCCGCGCGGGCGTAG
- a CDS encoding LysR family transcriptional regulator, with amino-acid sequence MPPRKLPRHLVWLESFAAAVESGSLEGAAEHLGVARSVVSEHIRALEETLSEGQPLLERGPGRRLHLTARGEKLYEGTQTPLHQLDLKRLRDLASAEASLRLGLNPTLSNFLLAGIAGDVARAGIKLEVSFGGTFELVRQVQTRQLDLAVDFTPLPPHRGVEAEPLLNLPFVILAGPGSELSARHGVRRTLHVRDLEGQPFVDWQREDPYGSANSARFAAHEVTVREVSRVQSFLHLFDLLRAYHACAIAPDLRLLRSFPEDLSVWPLREEQPQFVEVVTLRPSGGPGSEAAQLVLGGLRQRLASKRRKIE; translated from the coding sequence ATGCCCCCGCGCAAGCTCCCCCGGCACCTCGTGTGGCTCGAGTCCTTCGCGGCCGCCGTCGAGTCCGGCAGCCTCGAAGGCGCCGCCGAGCACCTGGGCGTGGCGCGCTCCGTCGTCAGCGAGCACATCCGCGCCCTCGAGGAGACGCTCTCCGAGGGGCAGCCCCTGCTGGAGCGCGGGCCCGGCCGCCGCCTCCACCTCACCGCCCGGGGCGAGAAGCTCTACGAGGGCACCCAGACGCCCCTGCACCAGTTGGATCTCAAGCGGCTGAGGGACCTGGCCAGCGCCGAGGCCAGCCTGCGCCTGGGCCTCAATCCCACCCTCTCCAACTTCCTGCTCGCGGGCATCGCCGGAGACGTGGCCCGGGCCGGCATCAAGCTGGAGGTCAGCTTCGGCGGCACCTTCGAGCTCGTGCGCCAGGTGCAGACGCGCCAGTTGGATCTCGCCGTGGACTTCACCCCGCTGCCCCCGCACCGCGGCGTCGAGGCCGAGCCCCTGCTGAACCTGCCCTTCGTCATCCTCGCCGGCCCCGGCAGCGAGCTGTCCGCGCGCCATGGCGTCCGGCGCACCCTCCACGTGCGCGACCTGGAGGGCCAGCCCTTCGTGGACTGGCAGCGCGAGGACCCCTACGGCAGCGCCAACAGCGCCCGCTTCGCCGCCCATGAAGTCACCGTGCGCGAGGTGTCGCGCGTGCAGAGCTTCCTCCACCTCTTCGACCTGTTGCGCGCCTACCACGCCTGCGCCATCGCCCCGGACCTGCGGCTGCTGCGCTCCTTCCCCGAGGACCTCTCCGTCTGGCCCCTGCGCGAGGAGCAGCCCCAATTCGTCGAGGTGGTGACCCTGCGTCCCTCGGGCGGCCCCGGCTCCGAGGCGGCCCAGCTCGTCCTTGGCGGGCTGCGTCAGCGCCTCGCGTCAAAACGGCGGAAAATCGAATAA
- the recF gene encoding DNA replication/repair protein RecF (All proteins in this family for which functions are known are DNA-binding proteins that assist the filamentation of RecA onto DNA for the initiation of recombination or recombinational repair.): MRLLALHVQDFRNLGQVTLAPSAHASIAVGQNGQGKTNLLEALYFLATLKPLRAGRLSELVKWGAPSARVTGRFLLKGAEREISVEVASGVRQAFVDGKKASSLEEYFGGVSVVAFTPDDLEVVKGGPDARRAFLDRAVFNRFPAFLRESREYARALKNRNRLLKAGPVDAAYLEAYDETLAKTGARVYARRRALMAELAPRAQATFASIGRTPEPAAYGYHPAHLGDVDFAGADEPALAVALKEALAARTRRDLDRGFTSVGPHVDDVTVTLGKRSARAYASQGQQRALVLGWKIAEIENLEAAMGFLPLLLLDDVSSELDPERNAYLMNYLAASGAQVFLTTTDAGLVRGAAAKDTLWLAVRTGEVASVPPVQESPEQDQPADEPA, translated from the coding sequence GTGCGGCTGCTGGCACTTCACGTTCAGGACTTCCGAAACCTTGGCCAGGTGACCCTGGCGCCGAGTGCGCACGCGTCCATCGCGGTGGGGCAGAACGGCCAGGGGAAGACGAACCTGCTGGAGGCGCTCTACTTCCTGGCGACGCTCAAGCCCTTGCGAGCCGGGCGGCTGTCGGAGCTGGTGAAGTGGGGAGCGCCGTCGGCGCGGGTGACGGGCCGCTTCCTGCTCAAGGGCGCGGAGCGGGAGATCTCCGTCGAGGTGGCCAGCGGAGTGCGGCAGGCCTTCGTGGACGGGAAGAAGGCGTCGAGCCTGGAGGAGTACTTCGGGGGCGTGTCGGTGGTGGCCTTCACGCCGGACGACCTGGAGGTGGTGAAGGGCGGGCCGGACGCACGCAGGGCCTTCCTGGACCGGGCGGTGTTCAACCGCTTCCCGGCGTTCCTGAGGGAGAGCCGCGAGTACGCGCGGGCGCTGAAGAACCGCAACCGGCTGTTGAAGGCGGGCCCGGTGGACGCGGCGTACCTGGAGGCCTACGACGAGACGCTGGCGAAGACGGGAGCGCGGGTCTACGCGCGGCGGCGGGCGCTGATGGCGGAGCTGGCGCCGAGGGCGCAGGCGACGTTCGCCTCCATCGGGAGGACGCCGGAGCCGGCGGCGTACGGGTACCACCCGGCGCACCTGGGAGACGTGGACTTCGCGGGAGCGGACGAGCCCGCGCTGGCGGTGGCGTTGAAGGAGGCGTTGGCGGCGCGGACGCGGAGGGACCTGGACCGGGGCTTCACGTCGGTGGGCCCGCACGTGGACGACGTGACGGTGACGCTGGGGAAGCGGAGCGCGCGGGCGTACGCGAGCCAGGGCCAGCAGCGGGCGCTGGTGCTGGGGTGGAAGATCGCGGAGATCGAGAACCTGGAAGCGGCGATGGGCTTCCTGCCGTTGCTGCTGCTGGACGACGTGTCGAGCGAGCTGGATCCGGAGCGCAACGCGTACCTGATGAACTACCTGGCGGCGAGCGGGGCGCAGGTCTTCCTGACGACGACGGACGCGGGGCTGGTGAGGGGAGCGGCGGCGAAGGACACGCTGTGGCTGGCGGTGCGGACGGGAGAAGTGGCGAGCGTGCCCCCGGTGCAGGAGTCCCCCGAGCAGGATCAACCCGCGGACGAGCCCGCGTAG
- a CDS encoding AAA family ATPase, translated as MVSSPALPRPGSSSAPWLEELDILIRARYPLLYLVSWEEHRVDSLLADMARAHGKVLLSWSISRGLRYLGGSRGPALPEDTRSPIDALAAIEKLSEPSLVVLKDFHPYLEEKSVVRALRELAHALKSTFTTVILLSPTLVIPTELEKEVSVLDVPLPGFQELMNLLKEIVAVVRRGNKATIDLSREQAAQLIQAAQGLTLSEAENAFAKAIAHDGKLSAEDIRRVQDEKRQVIRKSGLLEYYPPEQDLGHVGGLQNLKQWLTQRTAAFGERARQFGLPEPRGLLLLGVQGCGKSLTSKAIAAHWNLPLLRLDMGRIFSGLVGSSEENLRKAIHVAESIAPVVLWVDEIEKGLSGVASSGTTDGGVTARVFGTLLTWLQEKTSPVFVVATANRIEGLPPELLRKGRFDEIFFIDLPEAAERRDIFRIHLQRRKRDPAAFDLNTLASLAENFSGAEIEQAIIAALYEAFGQGVELEQRHIAGALQETVPLAVTMRDDIVRLRDWARGRTRPASSSASARKE; from the coding sequence ATGGTGTCCAGTCCCGCGCTCCCCCGTCCCGGGTCCTCCTCCGCTCCCTGGCTGGAGGAGCTCGACATCCTCATCCGCGCCCGCTACCCGCTCCTCTACCTGGTGTCGTGGGAAGAGCACCGCGTGGACTCGCTGCTCGCGGACATGGCCCGCGCCCACGGCAAGGTGCTGCTGTCCTGGTCCATCAGCCGGGGCCTGCGCTACCTGGGTGGCTCCCGCGGCCCCGCGCTCCCCGAGGACACGCGCAGCCCCATCGACGCGCTCGCCGCCATCGAGAAGCTCTCCGAGCCCTCGCTCGTCGTGCTCAAGGACTTCCATCCCTACCTGGAGGAGAAGTCCGTGGTGCGCGCCCTGCGCGAGCTCGCCCACGCCCTCAAGAGCACCTTCACCACCGTCATCCTCCTGTCCCCCACGCTCGTCATCCCCACCGAGCTGGAGAAGGAGGTGTCCGTCCTCGACGTCCCGCTGCCCGGCTTCCAGGAGCTGATGAACCTGCTCAAGGAGATCGTCGCGGTGGTGCGCCGGGGCAACAAGGCCACCATCGACCTGTCGCGCGAGCAGGCCGCGCAGCTCATCCAGGCGGCCCAGGGCCTCACGCTGTCGGAGGCGGAGAATGCCTTCGCCAAGGCCATCGCCCACGACGGCAAGCTGAGCGCCGAGGACATCCGCCGCGTCCAGGACGAGAAGCGCCAGGTCATCCGCAAGAGCGGGCTGCTCGAGTACTACCCGCCGGAGCAGGACCTGGGCCACGTGGGAGGACTGCAGAACCTCAAGCAGTGGCTCACCCAGCGCACCGCCGCCTTCGGCGAGCGCGCCCGCCAGTTCGGCCTCCCCGAGCCGCGCGGCCTGCTGCTGCTCGGCGTGCAGGGCTGCGGCAAGAGCCTCACCTCCAAGGCCATCGCCGCGCACTGGAACCTGCCCCTGTTGCGGCTCGACATGGGCCGCATCTTCAGCGGGCTGGTCGGCTCCTCCGAGGAGAACCTCCGCAAGGCCATCCACGTCGCCGAGAGCATCGCCCCCGTGGTGCTCTGGGTGGATGAGATTGAGAAGGGCCTGTCGGGTGTCGCCTCCTCGGGCACCACGGACGGCGGCGTCACCGCGCGCGTCTTCGGCACGCTGCTCACCTGGCTCCAGGAGAAGACGTCTCCCGTCTTCGTGGTCGCCACAGCCAACCGGATTGAAGGCCTGCCCCCCGAGCTGCTGCGCAAGGGCCGCTTCGATGAGATCTTCTTCATCGACCTGCCCGAGGCCGCCGAGCGCCGCGACATCTTCCGCATCCACCTGCAGCGGCGGAAGCGCGACCCGGCCGCGTTCGACTTGAACACGCTCGCCAGCCTGGCGGAGAACTTCAGCGGCGCGGAGATAGAGCAGGCCATCATCGCCGCGCTCTACGAGGCCTTCGGCCAGGGTGTGGAGCTGGAGCAGCGCCACATCGCCGGGGCGCTCCAGGAGACCGTTCCGCTCGCCGTCACCATGCGCGATGACATCGTCCGGCTGCGCGACTGGGCGCGCGGGCGCACCCGTCCCGCCTCATCGTCCGCCAGTGCGAGGAAGGAATAG
- a CDS encoding YiaA/YiaB family inner membrane protein encodes MARPNTTPVQQTHSGAWVIQTWLSFALAVGVMAIGIYHLPIDGWQKAFLGMGLLFTIGSTFSLSKTVRDQHEQDRLTARIDEARVTKLLAEVDPVALK; translated from the coding sequence ATGGCTCGCCCCAACACCACCCCCGTGCAGCAGACCCACAGTGGCGCCTGGGTCATCCAGACCTGGCTCTCCTTCGCGCTGGCCGTGGGTGTGATGGCCATCGGCATCTACCACCTGCCCATCGACGGCTGGCAGAAGGCCTTCCTGGGCATGGGCCTGCTCTTCACCATCGGCTCCACCTTCAGCCTGTCCAAGACGGTGCGCGACCAGCACGAGCAGGACCGGCTCACCGCCCGCATCGACGAGGCCCGCGTCACCAAGCTGCTCGCCGAGGTGGACCCCGTGGCTCTGAAGTAA
- a CDS encoding LysR family transcriptional regulator: MIQLQRLEGFYWVARCEGYARAARAFPYPITQPGVHQQVKRLESELGVRLFERVGKDRVVLTPQGRALYEYMAPFYEGLSSLERSLRSGTMGGRLRIHASGHTLRHLLPPWLRRLQGQRPDIEVALFEAKVPAVSLVRSGEADLLVDHLPEVPADLEARQVGKTRAFLVFPSNHRLARKGPVSPEAFRDEPFITYSSDPQLRDLQLAALSHFGVVPQRMYAADSSETILGFVAAGLGYSLLASLLPRGPKVPGVVAQPLSEPAREFPIYAAWRRSSQRNPLIEALLGLAPKP, from the coding sequence ATGATTCAGCTCCAGCGTCTCGAGGGCTTCTACTGGGTGGCGCGCTGCGAGGGGTACGCGCGGGCGGCTCGCGCCTTCCCGTACCCCATCACCCAGCCAGGCGTGCACCAGCAGGTGAAGCGGCTGGAGTCCGAGCTGGGCGTGCGCCTCTTCGAGCGGGTGGGCAAGGATCGCGTCGTGCTCACGCCGCAGGGCCGTGCGCTCTACGAGTACATGGCCCCCTTCTACGAGGGCCTGTCCTCGCTGGAGCGCTCGTTGCGCTCGGGCACCATGGGAGGGCGGCTGCGCATCCACGCCTCGGGGCACACGCTGCGCCACCTGCTGCCGCCGTGGCTGCGGCGGCTGCAGGGCCAGCGGCCCGACATCGAGGTGGCCCTCTTCGAGGCGAAGGTGCCCGCGGTGTCCCTGGTGCGCTCAGGCGAGGCGGATCTGCTGGTGGATCACCTGCCCGAGGTGCCCGCGGACCTGGAGGCCCGGCAGGTGGGCAAGACGCGCGCCTTCCTCGTGTTCCCGTCCAACCACCGGCTCGCGCGCAAGGGGCCGGTGAGCCCCGAGGCGTTCCGGGACGAGCCCTTCATCACCTACAGCTCGGATCCCCAGTTGAGGGATTTGCAGCTCGCGGCGCTCTCACACTTCGGCGTGGTGCCGCAGCGGATGTACGCGGCGGATTCGTCCGAGACCATCCTTGGCTTCGTCGCGGCGGGGCTCGGCTACTCGCTGCTGGCGTCGCTGCTGCCCCGCGGGCCGAAGGTGCCCGGCGTGGTGGCGCAGCCTCTCTCCGAGCCGGCTCGCGAGTTCCCCATCTACGCGGCCTGGCGCAGGAGCTCGCAGCGCAATCCCCTCATCGAGGCACTGCTGGGGCTCGCGCCGAAGCCCTGA